TGCACCACTGCATCGATGGTTACAGTTTTAAGCGTATATACTGACACCTAGTGTTTGAATTAGTATGGTCATAATTAGCCAGCCTAACTAACTAAATTAATTGTGAAATCCAGACATATTGTTTATTCAACCTACAAGAAAAATGAGTTGTAAACTGTGGTGAAGTTTGCGAACAACACATCACTAGTCTTCATGTTAAAGTTCCAGGGAGCGTAGGGTGATAGTCGCAGAGCATGCAGTGTGCATGTACCCTTCCACACCCTGCAGCCTTTCACCTTCAGTGAACTGACTTTTTCACCAggtacatttttctttatttggaCTCACCTCTGCTTTAGCTGAGAATACAGAAAAACGCATTTTCCAGTGGTCTCCAATATTAAAAATCATAACTTTTATAGCTAAACTGTAGGTGCTagcacgtatatatatatatatatatatatatattatatatatatatatatatatatttttttttttaaaaaccgcGTATGTATTTCTTTTTAGATCACCCTGAGTGGAGAAAAACCAACTTTCGCTTTTGTCTTATGGATTAAAAAAGAGAATTTTACATGCCTGCAACTTCAAATTTGGTCAAGtgttttggagagaaaatgcatgCATTtagaaggaattttttttttaaaaaataagaatgATTTATATTACAATAAAAGTAAGCaacttttaaattaaattgtctTGTATAAtagttattttatattcatttttggCCATTACTTTAAAAAGTAATTCTGGAGTTAAGGTGTCTATTGGACTTTTTGTAGAATGCTGTTTACATGACCGCCAAAATCAGATCAAGTTGGGATTATCagtgtgcatgtaaacacactcaGTGTCTCTAAGTATTccaagtttttttcccccctcacaaaGCCATATCATTTCTTATggaaagaaatacaaattttatatatatccaGATAAAGGATATTTCAAAAGGATACATCAAGCATGAGTAGAAAAATATCTTGAGTAGACATCCTCTAATACTCACCCCTGTTACTAgggaaaaaatacagaaaagaaataaatgatgacAGAAAGATAcgtaaaagatttatttttttttttagagggcAAGTGCTTGTTCATAGGATGTTGTTGAAGGTCAAATATTAGTATATAGACAGGCCAATGTATCATGAATCCAATTACATGAATATTACTAGTAATGGCTAGTGTAGATAAAGGGTGCACAGTTGTTAGTGCAAAACAAACTGTGTGCCCTGAAATGGAAGTAAAAGGTAGATGGAGGTGAAAGTGTTTTCAGACTTactttggcagtagtttcctgTTGACTGAACAGGAGGGGCACTCGCCCGGGCCTGCAGAATTACCTGATGCTGTGCAAGTTTATCTGTATCGAATACAATACATGGCTTCAAATCTCTAACAGGAAATTATATAcatagaaaaaatatataaaatttaaaaaagctcATGAATGATTTATAATGTCACCGCCTTTAAGTGGGCTCACCCAATTTGATGCTGGGAATGTTGGCTCTCTCATAGCAAAACAATGTATCGTACATCTCTGCCTAAAAACACACAAGAAGCACCAGATTGTGATCATGGACACAGATCATTTTGAGTACACGCAGCACATTAAGCGCCATTTCTAAAGAGTCTTTCCAAACCTGTTCTTCTTTGGAGTACCCTAACTGGCCGAGTAGACAGGTTGCTTTGTGGTTCTCCATGCTCCTACACGGAACTATGTGGTTTGGGTCATGGGGGCACACCTCCATCTTGTCCTGCTAAGGCATTTCAGATTGTTGACGCCAAAGAGCTCAGAAATAACAACAAGAGGGCAAGTGAGGCATTTCAGCAAGCTCATGCTACATTCATATGACTTGAAACATTCACCCGCAACATTTAGATCAGAAACTCGTATTTACTATAGTTCATATAATattagggcagtggtagctcagtggttaaggtgttcaaaccccagcatttCCATGCTGATATTCTTGGGcttttgagcaaggcccttaaccctcaattgctcaaatgtatgaatgagataaatctaagtcgctctggataaggtcTGCCCAATACCATAAGTTTAATGCAAgtgtaatattaaaaatgacgGTTGCATTAACTACACATAGCTAACATAACTAGCAAGCTACTtgcgtttacatttattaattcgCTTTAatccaaagcgatttacaaatgaggaatTTGTTTACAGGGTAAACTAAGATTATATTGAAATCAAACAGGAATTTCACTTATGTCTTGTTGTGACACAAATCAGGTGGTTGTTGTTACCTGCGGGGAATAATTCTCCCAGCTCCATCCCAGCACCTCGAGCAGCTCTTCCAGCTGTGTCCGACAGTTTTGAGTAAACTCAGTCAGTTGATGCAGAGCCTGTAATCGGTCCTGTAGCGCCTCAGAGGAATCAAAGTCGCTCATTCTCACCCAAACACCTCTCCAAAATACAGCCTTACAACCCAATACACTAAAACAGTAACTACAGTAAAATCACACGTCTTATTTCAACCCGTTCGCAATGCATTAAGGCAGCGAGAGATTTATTTGAGATTCAACGAGCGTGGCGTGACCCGGAAGTACAGGGGCTTCCGTATTCCGGTTAGTTTAGCAGATCCAGGATCAGGGTTAGCCATATCTAAAAGAATACAGTGCGCCGGATTCTACATTAGACTGACCTCAGATCAGCTGATTGGCAAACACTATGTGTGGTCAAAAAACAAGCAGCGATTCCATGTTTTAGGTCTAAATGACAGGTTTTGTTGCGCTcagatggattaaaaaaaaaaaaaattcttacatTCCAGTGGAGCCGTTTGACTAGCTGTTAGATTGTAGATTATTGTTATCAGTCAGAAGAGCTCCGTCATCGTGGAAGTAAATCTGCGTGCTGGGAACTAAACACTAAACAGCAGGTAAACAACACTCAGTGTGGGGAAACATGGTAATAATGCAAGCGtcgtaaaaacaacaacaaccgtaAACATCTCTGTCGAGGTTGTGACATTAGGCTAGACTTTGTGGTTTTGTCATTATGTAGGTGTAAatactgtgtgtttgtattgttAATGTGAGGCATAACATTACCTTTAGATAACTGCGATTAGTCaatattctgctctctacctccaaacacacacagttcagcACTTCAGCACTATCATCACTTTGGTGTCAGCAGTTGTACATTGATCcctgtcaattttttttttaaataatatttgtcTGAAAATCAAGGTAGAATTATATCCCCCCCCAGTAATATTCTCTCATTATCAGACTAGGATCCATTTTCTGGAAGAAGCTTCacggaaaaaagaagaaaaaaaaacactatggGAAATCAGCTGGCAGGAATTGCTCCATCACAGATATTGTCTGTCGACAGCTATTTCTCAGACATCCATGAATACGAATATGACAAAAGTCTCGGCAGCACCAGATTTTTCAAGGTGGCCAGGGCAAAGCACAGAGAGGGTTTAGTGGTGGTAAAGGTATTTGCCATTCAGGATCCGTCACTGCCGCTCACCAGCTACAAGCAGGAGCTGGAAGAATTGAAGATCCGTCTGCATTCCTGCCAGAACTGTTTACCCTTTCAGAAGGCCACACTGTCAGAGAAAGCAGCCATTCTTTTTCGGCAGTACGTTCGCGACAACCTGTATGATCGTATCAGCACACGACCGTTCCTCAATAACGTGGAGAAGAAATGGATTGCGTTCCAGATCCTTAATGCTGTGGACCAGGCTCATAAATCTGGGGTACGCCATGGTGACATTAAGACTGAGAATATTATGGTGACTAGCTGGAACTGGGTGCTGCTTACAGACTTTGCTAGTTTTAAACCCACATATCTGCCTGAGGACAACCCGGCAGATTTCAACTATTTCTTTGATACATCTCGAAGGAGAACCTGCTACATAGCTCCAGAGAGGTTTGTGGATGGCAGTATGTTTGCTACAGAGAGTGACCAGACTACTCCACTCATGGATCTCAGCAACAACAGCCAGAGGACCAGAGGAGAGCTCAAACAACCGATGGACATTTTCTCAGCTGgtaaaaagaaatatatcttttatatatttatttttaagctcTGTTGAAAGCTATGAAAAGCATTTCACATTCTGTATCTGTTTCTCAGGTTGTGTCATTGCAGAACTGTTCACAGAAGGGGTCCCACTCTTTGATCTCTCGCAATTACTAGCTTATCGCAAAGGGCAGTTTCAAACTGAACAGGTTCTAAAGAAAATTGAAGACAAGAGTATACGAGAGCTGGTATTTAGACTATTTTTCACATATTCCACATTCAACAAGCGCTAGTAGTTTCATACATCTCCAAACTCTCAATGTGGCATTTTTCGTTCAGTGTGCATGTGTTATATATTTGTCATAGGTGGCCCAGATGATACAGCGAGAACCTGAGAAACGCTTGACAGCGGAGGAGTACTTGAAACAGCAACGAGGCAAAGCCTTTCCTGACATCTTTTACAACTTTCTTCAACCCTACATGGCCCAGTTTGCTAAAGAGACCTTCCAGTCTGCAGATGAAAGAGTGTTGGTGATTCGAAAAGATCTGGAGAACATCCTGCATAACCTGTGTGATGGAGGGCAGGCAGGAAAGTCTGAGATGCAAGAGAAGGCTTCTCAGGAGCTTGGATCAAACAAAGAACATGGTCTAGTGGTACTGGTGTCAGTAATCACTTCCTGTCTGCAGACCCTGCGTTTTTGTGATTCTAAGCTTGCAGCACTAGACTTGGTGCTTCATCTGGCCAGCAGGTTAAGTGTGGAAATCCTGCTAGATCGAATCACTCCTTACTTACTTCACTTCTGCAATGACTCAGTGCCTCGGGTCAGGGCAGAAGCCGTACGCACACTGGCTAAAGTACTGGCGCTGGTCAAAGAGGTGCCCCGTAATGATGTCAACATTTACCCAGAGTACATTCTGCCTGGTATTGCCCACTTGGCCCAAGATGAAGCCACAATTGTCAGACTTGCTTATGCaggtaagataaatgaatgcgATGCATACACTCAGATGATTGTGCAGACATCTTCATAATATTTTAGCTGAACTGGATTGATTTTCTTCTTTAGAGAACATTGCTCACCTGGCAGAAACAGCACTGCGTTTTTTAGAGTTAGTGCAGGAGAACAATCTCAATTGTGAACATGATGTAAATGGAGACGATGCAGAGGAAACTCTTCACCCAAATGAAAACTATGATTCAGGTACATGTCTATCTAGCAGTCATTTTCCTGTTTTATACAAATGTCAGGATTtcaaataatgtacattaaTTATGTTAGGTAATATACAGTTAAtttatgtaatgttttaaaAGTAACATAAATGAGAATGGAGACTTTGTTTTAAGTTGAGGATGAGaatattttgaatttattttactATGTTGGCTTGACAAATCCAACATATTGTTCTTCTGTTTAAACttaattttcttcttctgaGACCCAAAATTTCTAAACGCTCCTCCTCCCAGAGCTTTCAAGCTACATGCACCAAACTCACCACATACCATCAGCCTGTTCTGACTATGACTTTTCTAACTGATTGGAATTACAATTTTCCAGTTACACAAGCTCACAGTGGCCAGAATTCCCATGGACGtccattaaaattttttgatgGACAATCAATCAAGCCTGGCTCGGATTGTTCAAGATTTCAAACGCCGACTgtcaaaactcacacacacacacacacacacacacacacacacacacctgtgtgcacATGACCTGAAGCCcctcttctctcactctcacgctGTCAATGTACCTGTAACAGAGACTCTCACTTCgtccatttatctatctatctatctatgctacacactctctccatccatctctctataaATCTAGCAgtagcgcacacacactctctctgcaTATTTCTTTCTATCAATCTACAtgtatcactctctcactccttctgtCTTCCTACTAATAACACTTTCCCTATCTATCTACTTGTCACTCTCTCACCCCATCTGACTTCCTACGTGTAGCACTCTTATTTGTCATCTTTCTACCAGTAACTGTCTGCCCAtcaccctttctttctttctttctttctttctttctgtcaaaATTTCAAAATCGTCAAGCTTATGAAGCAGTTACAAACTTTCAGACTGGCTTTGGCGAGGCCATATCAAAGTTTGTCGTCACAAATATTACCTACTTACGTTATTAATATTGGTCTATCCTTACAGAGCTGCAGGCATTGCATGAGATGGTTCAGCAGAAAGTGGTGACACTCCTTAGTGACCCGGAGAACATTGTGAAGCAGACGCTGATGGAAAATGGCATCACacgtctctgtgtgttttttggtAGACAGAAGGCCAATGATGTACTTCTTTCCCACATGATCACCTTTCTAAATGACAAGAATGACTGGCACCTCCGTGGAGCTTTCTTTGACAGTATTGTGGGTGAGTTATTTTGTTCTGCCAATAATTTTCTAATCTATTTAACGTTTATTCTTAAAAACCAAAATAGTCAAAAGTTGCTTTATCATCTTGAACATGCCCTGGGAATGGTGTACATATCTAAATGTATACACCTTTCTCCACTTTCTGCAGGTGTAGCAGCTTATGTGGGATGGCAAAGTTCATCCATCCTAAAACCGCTGCTACAGCAAGGTCTGAGTGATGTGGAGGAGTTTGTCATCTATAAAGCTCTTAATGCCTTGACTTGCATGTGCCAGCTGGGGCTCcttcagaaaacacacatcTATGAGTTTGTCAGTGACATTGGTGAGAGAAACTGCTTATGTTTATATTAGTGTTCACTGGAGATCGTTAcagtatgtgtttatataagaTAACGTGTTGTTATGCAgtgtaattaattaaacagGTTTTGAAGGTACAATTCAGTGTGCATGTCTTGTCCTGCCAGCTCCTTTCTTGTGCCATCCCAATCTATGGATCCGTTATGGGGCTGTCGGATTCATTACTGTGGTTGCACAACATCTAAATATCGCTGATGTGTATTGCAAGCTAATGCCTCACCTTAACCCCTTTATTACCCAGCCTATTATACAGGTGAGATTgcaaatccaaaaaaaattcCTGTTCTTAAAAGTAACACTTGGGGTTCTCATTTCACAGTGAAAATGTTTGTTCTTTGACAGATTGATAAGGAGATAGTGCTCCTGAGTGTACTCAAAGAGCCGGTAACCCGCTCCATCTTTGACTATGCACTCCGCTCCAAAGACATTAGCAGCCTTTTCAGACACCTGCTGCTTCGTCAGAAGAAACGTCATGGCTCCATCCCTGAGTGCCCCATTCCTGAAGATCCTGCTATTGCACAACTCCTCAAGAAGCTTCTGTCACAGGTCAGACAGCAAGCCTATGTAGCTTCCTCTTTAAACAAGTGGAAAAGTTTCAGACGACAACACTGCTTAGTTAGAAAGTAgtaatgttatatactgtagtttATTCAAATCTGTGGAAGTAGCCATGTTCTGGACAGTAGAGAGAAGTTGGCAAATGTGTGAACTGCTCTTTTATTATCCTCATTGTCACTCACATAGTTAGTTCTGGAGTCAGATTCAACACCTTCAACTACAATCCCTAGTAAGCTTCTTGAGCTTTGTCACTAAATATGGCATGATGATACAGGACCAGCTTCTAGACTTCACTAATGGTGATGGATCAAACATGTTGAATGCTTCAATGTCATTATCAGCTGTTAACTTTGTAAGTAAAGCCCAAAAGACTCATCAAGGCTTCTGCGTTTCTTCCTGGCACGCTTGCAGAAGGTCCTCCATGAGGAATTTTAGTGACAGGTGTACCTCCGTGGTGGTGCACTAACTTTGCATTTGTCAGTAGCTATGTTTCCACGTATTGTTATTCAAATTTTGGGATATCGCATAAAAAAAacgctggatggaaacaccagatgtgaATAAAATCCTCCAAAATGCACTCAATTGAGGAAGATAATTATTGTATTCAATAAGAAGACATGCATAAACTGTGATGGAAATACATTTACCAAATAAATTCTTTGATGCGTATCAAAAATGCCATATGACTTTGTGATTGAATGATTGGATGATGGGGCAGTGGTAGATCTGTGGTTAAGATTTTgggctactgatcggaaggtcatgagttcaaaccacAGCTCTGGCAAGCTGCCGCTGTAGGGCCCCTCAGCAAGGCTCttaactgctcagatgtataaatgagataaacgtaagtcgctctggataagggcgtctgccaaatgccataaaatgtaaatgctcAGAAAAGTAGAAATGGCAGCGAGTGAGCTGCGCCAGTTTCCACGGAAATGACGagtttgttctcttgaacacatgggATGGAAATGGTGCTTTATTCGCGATTGTTTTATGCAACATTCCAATTATTCCCCCAAAAAAGTTAAATTCGcaactctgagagagagagagagagagagagagagagagagagagagagagaggaaataagGTTAAgaacagtttcaacatttcgtAGTGTTATAGTCGTGTTTTGTGTTCCCATGTCACAAGTAGGAGCCTGGT
This genomic window from Ictalurus punctatus breed USDA103 chromosome 1, Coco_2.0, whole genome shotgun sequence contains:
- the pik3r4 gene encoding phosphoinositide 3-kinase regulatory subunit 4 isoform X2; translated protein: MGNQLAGIAPSQILSVDSYFSDIHEYEYDKSLGSTRFFKVARAKHREGLVVVKVFAIQDPSLPLTSYKQELEELKIRLHSCQNCLPFQKATLSEKAAILFRQYVRDNLYDRISTRPFLNNVEKKWIAFQILNAVDQAHKSGVRHGDIKTENIMVTSWNWVLLTDFASFKPTYLPEDNPADFNYFFDTSRRRTCYIAPERFVDGSMFATESDQTTPLMDLSNNSQRTRGELKQPMDIFSAGCVIAELFTEGVPLFDLSQLLAYRKGQFQTEQVLKKIEDKSIRELVAQMIQREPEKRLTAEEYLKQQRGKAFPDIFYNFLQPYMAQFAKETFQSADERVLVIRKDLENILHNLCDGGQAGKSEMQEKASQELGSNKEHGLVVLVSVITSCLQTLRFCDSKLAALDLVLHLASRLSVEILLDRITPYLLHFCNDSVPRVRAEAVRTLAKVLALVKEVPRNDVNIYPEYILPGIAHLAQDEATIVRLAYAENIAHLAETALRFLELVQENNLNCEHDVNGDDAEETLHPNENYDSELQALHEMVQQKVVTLLSDPENIVKQTLMENGITRLCVFFGRQKANDVLLSHMITFLNDKNDWHLRGAFFDSIVGVAAYVGWQSSSILKPLLQQGLSDVEEFVIYKALNALTCMCQLGLLQKTHIYEFVSDIAPFLCHPNLWIRYGAVGFITVVAQHLNIADVYCKLMPHLNPFITQPIIQIDKEIVLLSVLKEPVTRSIFDYALRSKDISSLFRHLLLRQKKRHGSIPECPIPEDPAIAQLLKKLLSQGMTETEEDKLLALKDFMLKSSKAKANIVDQTHMSDGAQSGVIDLGLLGITGRQVDLIRPKQESEDKRARKHTKQDSNLNEEWKSMFGSLDPPSSTPTLSTMPEGGGTQTRKSTVSPAVQVVQSMSGASTYQRRVTTCKAELQQLVQQKREQCNAERMAKQMLESAEWESRPPLPGWHPKGLLVAHLHEHKSAVNRIRVSDEHSVFATCSNDGTVKIWDSQKMEGKTTTTRSVLTYSRIGGHVKTLTFCQGSHYLAVASDNGSIQLLAVEAHKPPKSPKVQQCQTRFLDLKEDGCVVDMHHFNSGAQSVLAYATVNGSLVGWDMRSNTNAWTLRHDLRLGLITSFAVDMHQCWLCVGTSNGTMACWDMRFQLPISNHSHPARARIRRLLMHPLYQSSVITAVQGNNEVSMWDMETGDRKFTLWASSAPPLSEMQPSSHSVHGIYCSPADGNPLLLTAGSDMRIRFWDLAYPERSYIVAGGANDSLHCPSVFYNRKIIEGTEVVQEIHSKQKSGATEDAPRRGPESLPVGHHDIITDIATFQTTQGFIVTSSRDGIVKVWK
- the pik3r4 gene encoding phosphoinositide 3-kinase regulatory subunit 4 isoform X1 is translated as MGNQLAGIAPSQILSVDSYFSDIHEYEYDKSLGSTRFFKVARAKHREGLVVVKVFAIQDPSLPLTSYKQELEELKIRLHSCQNCLPFQKATLSEKAAILFRQYVRDNLYDRISTRPFLNNVEKKWIAFQILNAVDQAHKSGVRHGDIKTENIMVTSWNWVLLTDFASFKPTYLPEDNPADFNYFFDTSRRRTCYIAPERFVDGSMFATESDQTTPLMDLSNNSQRTRGELKQPMDIFSAGCVIAELFTEGVPLFDLSQLLAYRKGQFQTEQVLKKIEDKSIRELVAQMIQREPEKRLTAEEYLKQQRGKAFPDIFYNFLQPYMAQFAKETFQSADERVLVIRKDLENILHNLCDGGQAGKSEMQEKASQELGSNKEHGLVVLVSVITSCLQTLRFCDSKLAALDLVLHLASRLSVEILLDRITPYLLHFCNDSVPRVRAEAVRTLAKVLALVKEVPRNDVNIYPEYILPGIAHLAQDEATIVRLAYAENIAHLAETALRFLELVQENNLNCEHDVNGDDAEETLHPNENYDSELQALHEMVQQKVVTLLSDPENIVKQTLMENGITRLCVFFGRQKANDVLLSHMITFLNDKNDWHLRGAFFDSIVGVAAYVGWQSSSILKPLLQQGLSDVEEFVIYKALNALTCMCQLGLLQKTHIYEFVSDIAPFLCHPNLWIRYGAVGFITVVAQHLNIADVYCKLMPHLNPFITQPIIQIDKEIVLLSVLKEPVTRSIFDYALRSKDISSLFRHLLLRQKKRHGSIPECPIPEDPAIAQLLKKLLSQGMTETEEDKLLALKDFMLKSSKAKANIVDQTHMSDGAQSGVIDLGLLGITGRQVDLIRPKQESEDKRARKHTKQDSNLNEEWKSMFGSLDPPSSTPTLSTVPTVLLASGGGEPNGTLAGGRLRSESSSQTLNLPHVPSSAQMPEGGGTQTRKSTVSPAVQVVQSMSGASTYQRRVTTCKAELQQLVQQKREQCNAERMAKQMLESAEWESRPPLPGWHPKGLLVAHLHEHKSAVNRIRVSDEHSVFATCSNDGTVKIWDSQKMEGKTTTTRSVLTYSRIGGHVKTLTFCQGSHYLAVASDNGSIQLLAVEAHKPPKSPKVQQCQTRFLDLKEDGCVVDMHHFNSGAQSVLAYATVNGSLVGWDMRSNTNAWTLRHDLRLGLITSFAVDMHQCWLCVGTSNGTMACWDMRFQLPISNHSHPARARIRRLLMHPLYQSSVITAVQGNNEVSMWDMETGDRKFTLWASSAPPLSEMQPSSHSVHGIYCSPADGNPLLLTAGSDMRIRFWDLAYPERSYIVAGGANDSLHCPSVFYNRKIIEGTEVVQEIHSKQKSGATEDAPRRGPESLPVGHHDIITDIATFQTTQGFIVTSSRDGIVKVWK